Proteins encoded in a region of the Zea mays cultivar B73 chromosome 4, Zm-B73-REFERENCE-NAM-5.0, whole genome shotgun sequence genome:
- the LOC118476853 gene encoding uncharacterized protein yields the protein MAPSSDLALFLSAQLPDAFSSLCRTLCSPGVRIRRLLSVPRFGGCTHLHPWMSPSLRPAPCLLLADFPCATSRSSFHGRGFQLAGVRTALLPPARRASPCIHGHCARPLLHRGGFLLPVPSPAKPLHAAVDQPPCSSHRGHHRPWTSDSPMRSTCSLFCSTRGQWHSPL from the coding sequence ATGGCGCCCAGCTCAGATCTCGCCCTGTTCCTCAGCGCGCAGCTCCCTGACGCGTTTTCCTCCCTATGCCGCACGCTCTGCTCGCCCGGGGTCAGAATTCGTCGACTGCTCTCTGTTCCTCGCTTCGGTGGCTGCACTCATCTCCATCCATGGATGTCGCCATCTCTGCGCCCTGCTCCATGCTTGCTGCTCGCCGATTTTCCCTGCGCGACCAGCCGGAGCTCGTTCCATGGGCGCGGCTTCCAGCTCGCCGGCGTTCGGACCGCGCTCCTCCCTCCAGCTCGTCGAGCTTCTCCCTGCATCCATGGCCACTGCGCGCGCCCTCTGCTCCATCGCGGTGGTTTTCTCCTGCCGGTGCCCAGCCCAGCCAAGCCCCTCCACGCGGCCGTCGATCAGCCTCCCTGCTCCTCCCATCGTGGACATCACCGACCATGGACATCTGATTCCCCGATGCGCTCCACATGTTCACTGTTTTGTTCCACCCGTGGACAATGGCACTCGCCACTCTAG